The genomic stretch CTGTCAGTCTTGGCAAGAGAAAacgatgaaatgaaaaaaaaacaaaaacagaaaacgtCTCCTTGCAGTTCTCACACGTGTCTGTAATTCTCCGTATTTAACAACAATATCACAAGATAACTACAGTAAATGTGCCATGGTAGTGATCAGAGCGGTCTGAATTTgatgtgctgctgctgcagcagcgcGTTGGCCGGGGTTTACCAACGGTGTTCAAACCTGTGGCAATACCAATACCTGTACTTCTCTTAAGATGGTCTgtcaataataacaatgatattaATAAAAAGCTGTATAACAAACACATCTTCTGTCATCTCTTTTGAGTCAGTTCAAAGTTTTAGTCATTAGTGTAGacagttatttttttgcccggtgcgggattcgatacggggtgtattgtaccacaaggcgacatcactaaccgctcggctaaaggatctcTAGCTAACGGGACTTATTAGTAGTTTAGAGTAGTCTTTCCAGGTTAAATACcgtgttgtggcggacactaggggctgtgcccCCACCcggcagggctgtgagctgggggcgtggtggtttacgttcccgggcttgctggtgcagggttgttcctgctgtagtttggttttggagctgaggaataaacatcaaactcgccttcgtctcctgtgttttcccTCGTCCTGCCACCGTGTCACTATCGCGTATTGAGTTCAGCCTCGTGTTTGACCCCGGACGTTCATGATATTGATTTTAACTGGGTGGGGGAGGGGTCTTGTTGTTGAGGGTGGATATTCAGTAATGGGATCTGGCGGGCTTATCCAGGAGCGTCGTGTCCGGTGCAGGGTATCCACAGAGCTGCGGCATCTTAAAACAGTCAAACACGCGTGTGCCACACAATGGCGACCACACCGGCATGCATTGGAAAATCTCCAGTCGCATCGCTATAAGGGCGCTCGTGACgaggtggccgagtggttaaggcgatggatTGCTAATCCATTGTGCTCTgcacgcgtgggttcgaatcccatcctcgtcggcCTCCCTTTTTTGAGGCGCAACAATCGTTATCAAGATAATAAAATACGTTTTAGCCATTTGCGATGAAAATATATTACCCCGGCTCGCTAACTGCAAGGGCACGCTCAGCGAAAACGAGATGGAGGAAAGCCTCGTCacgttctttttatatatcttataattttgttatcctgtttcagtgttccGTCCTCTCACTCTAATGTGTGACTAGAGTGTTTTCTTGTctcctcccgtgtatgtgaacggtgtgacgtgagtctcccctgtgtgcatgtgtagtctgtcctcctgtcaggtctccatggtgatggtggtcgcgttgCTACGGTCctgcctgggctgttccggtggcacctggacactgcttggcatcctactCATCCATCATATTCTTCGTATATTTTATGATTCCATTACAATTCTTTTATGCTCTTTCaacgctgtattctgtaaatagtTTTCCATTCTGTacacaacagccattgcacgttgtccgtcctgggagagagatccctcctctgttgctctccctgaggtcccccccctccctgttaaagggtttttaggagtttatccttatccgatgcgatggtctaaggacaagatgttgtattgctgtaaagccccctgaggcacatttgtaatattgggctatacaaataaaattgactttatttgattttgatagattccgtatatatatatatatatgtgtgtgtgtgtgtgtatatatatgtgtgtgtgtgtgtgtatatatatatatacatatataaaaatgtAGTTGAATTATATCAATGTGTACTTCAATGTGTCTTTTTTTATTTGTGGACAACTCCCAAATGTCAGGTCGTCCCGATGTTTGCCACCAGATGGCAGCCAAACGCCTTCGAACGTGTACACGAAACCAACTCGGCGAAGAAGAATTCGACGCGCTATTGTGCGGGAGCTTGACGGGCTGGCGTGGACGGCACcgaggcgcgcgcgcgcgattACCGGTCCTCTGAGCGGCGCCGGCCGAACTTACGCGAATTTTGACAGACTCGCGTCTCAGAGCGCGCGCTGTCTGGAAAACCGAGCGGGGAAATGTTGACGACCGCCCGCTTTGGCTAACgaagctagcctagctagctagctaagctcgtCGGGAAGCGCCGGCGAGCATCATGAACGAGGATGACGGCTCGACGCCGGCGAATAGTCGAGACAAAGACTCCACTCTGCTGCTCACTAAGGACGGGCAGCGGTACTATGTGAACAAGAGCGGCGTGGTGGACAGTCGCAACGTAACCACTCCGCAGGAGTCCGACAATAACATGTTTTCCTACGACATGGACGACGCCGACGAGGAAAGCGACGTGCTGGACACCTCGGATCCCAGGGAGGGCGCCGCCAGCCCCGAAGAACTCAACGACGAGGACGCGTCCGAGGGCGACAACGCTCCCAAGCAGTGCACGTACGAGGGCTGCACGGAGACCACCACGACACATCCGGCGAAGCAGAGGAAACCCTGGATGTGCAAAAAACACCGAAATAAGATGTACAAAGACAagtacaagaagaagaagagcgacCAAGCCATGTCCAGTGGGAAACTCGACGTAAGACCTTGTTGCGCAGACTTATTCGTTAGAACCCGCCGTAGTAAGTTGTGCATG from Lampris incognitus isolate fLamInc1 chromosome 8, fLamInc1.hap2, whole genome shotgun sequence encodes the following:
- the rfxap gene encoding regulatory factor X-associated protein isoform X1, with amino-acid sequence MNEDDGSTPANSRDKDSTLLLTKDGQRYYVNKSGVVDSRNVTTPQESDNNMFSYDMDDADEESDVLDTSDPREGAASPEELNDEDASEGDNAPKQCTYEGCTETTTTHPAKQRKPWMCKKHRNKMYKDKYKKKKSDQAMSSGKLDENSEERPVSVNKQRLGTMGDRPARPSLIEQVLNQKRLEPRGHQLPSAAAASSGHAEPQSVPAGVPGLLTPPNRPRARLAVRHVAQAQRKRRKKRQSVLKVNCFLYYVCESCL
- the rfxap gene encoding regulatory factor X-associated protein isoform X2 encodes the protein MNEDDGSTPANSRDKDSTLLLTKDGQRYYVNKSGVVDSRNVTTPQESDNNMFSYDMDDADEESDVLDTSDPREGAASPEELNDEDASEGDNAPKQCTYEGCTETTTTHPAKQRKPWMCKKHRNKMYKDKYKKKKSDQAMSSGKLDENSEERPVSVNKQRLGTMGDRPARPSLIEQVLNQKRLSLLRSPEVISFLQQQQHLLATQNRSQSQQEFPGC